The genomic DNA gggtgccgtctacgtgaagccgaggccaaaggggtgtgttgccgccgccgaggggccgtaaaggtccaaacacccggcattggctcaacccccaggatccccttttccccggacacggctaagccgcgcacggctacacgcgggagggtccaaccctcgtgtgctcgggtccgtggtgtcgcaacaaaGGACAGACCTTCTTGATTGTGGTGGACTCTTATTCCAAATGGCTGGAGGTCATACTAATGTCGTCAATGACATCGAGTGCTGTAATCACTATCTTACAAAGATTGTTCGCAACTCATGGCCTGCCAGATACCCTTGTTTCAGACAACGGCCCGCAATTCACATCCACAGAATTTCGAGGGTTCCTGGATGCCAACCTCATCCGCCAAGTGACATCTGCACCGTTCCATCCATCCACGAACGGGCAGGCCGAAAGCATGGTACGGACCACCAAAGAGGCATTAGCTCGAATAATCCGAGGAAGCTGGGCAAAGCGCTTGGTAGACTTCACTCTACAGCAGCATGTAACTCCGCACACAGTCACGGGGCGTGCCCCGTGCGAGTTGTTGATGGGCCGCCGACTGTCTACCATGCTGGATCGGCTGCATCCAGACCGGGCCCCTGACAAGTCCTCCCGGTTGGCAGAAGTTCTGCCGACACCACGCATATTCCAGCCCGACGACCCTGTATTTGCACGTAACTACGGCCAGGGCCCACCATGGGTATCTGCTGTGATTTCCAGAGCAACTGGCCCGATCTCTTATGAGGTTGCTCTTCCGGATGGTCGTGTGTGTCGCCGGCACGTGGACCAGCTTCGTCGGCGGAGCAGCATTCCCATGAGGTTAGCCGAAACTGTACCTGAAGGACAGCCTGAGGTTCAGCCTTCGTCAAGCCCTTCACCTGgcggaatgagcagcagcaagacaccagATCCCAGTGAAACCGAGGAGCACCCGACAGCCATGCTACCTCCCGAGGCGCAACCAACAGTCATGCTTCCTTCGGACGACATAGCAGCACCTCAGCCAGCACCAACAGAGCAAAGTGTAGAATTGCCGGGCCCACGCCGTTCGCAGCGTTCCCGGAAGACACCACAACATCTTCGGGACTTTGTACTGGCATTGGCTGACTGTTGAGTACCAACTAAGGGGGAAGGAGTGTTGTGTACTGATTCTGGCCGCTGAGTTCAGCGGATGACGTATCTGCATCAGTTAACCCTGTGTTGAAGAGCGCCCTCTCCCGGCCTCAAGAATGTATATATTGTAGCAGTTATCAAGTTCCCACTGTTCTG from Dermacentor albipictus isolate Rhodes 1998 colony chromosome 7, USDA_Dalb.pri_finalv2, whole genome shotgun sequence includes the following:
- the LOC139047870 gene encoding uncharacterized protein, which translates into the protein MLDRLHPDRAPDKSSRLAEVLPTPRIFQPDDPVFARNYGQGPPWVSAVISRATGPISYEVALPDGRVCRRHVDQLRRRSSIPMRLAETVPEGQPEVQPSSSPSPGGMSSSKTPDPSETEEHPTAMLPPEAQPTVMLPSDDIAAPQPAPTEQSVELPGPRRSQRSRKTPQHLRDFVLALADC